ACTCAAGGTATCGCAGCTTGTTACGGAAAATGAAGCGGTGATAGAAGAATTAGACATCAATCCTTTAATTGTTTACGAAGACGGTGTAAAGGCGGCAGACGCGATGATTGTCATCAATAAAGATGTAATAGAAAAGTCAGTAGTCGGGAGGTAAATAGATGGAACTAGATCAACGTTTAATTGGCTTAACAGGACCCCACTATGTTTTTGAAGTAGAGAAAAGGCATATTCGACAGTTTGCACAAGCAATCGGCGATCCAAATCCATTATATGTGGATGAAGCCTTTGCTAAATCAACCAGTTACGGTGGTATTATTGCCCCGCCGAGCTTTCCAGTTGCGATAGGTGCTGACAGTGGACAAGGCATTAACTTGCCATTGGATTACAGTCGCATGCTACATGGTGAACAAGAGTTTATTTATCAACGTCCAATTCGCTCTGGGGATCGTTTGCATTGTCAGATGAAGGTAACAAATGTCTATGAGAAAGAAGGCAAAAATGGAACAATGCAGTTTTTAGTAATGGATACAGAAATGAAAGATGAAAACGGGGAGCTTGTCGTAATTAGTCGCACCAATATCATTTATCGCGCATTAGCCAGTGCTAAAGCGTAACGATACTGTTGAACGAAGATTTACGCTCTTCGTTCAGCTTTCACTCGATAACTAAGGGGGAAAAATCATGCTTCAATTGAAAGAATTACAACAAGGGCAAAAGCTGGCACCACTGGTGAAGCCTGCTGTTACGAAAGTTCAGCTTGTCAAGTATGCGGGTGCATCAGGGGATTTTAATCCTTTACATACGGATGATGCATTTGCTCAAAGTATTGGAATGCCTGGCGTAATTGCACATGGAATGCTTGTCATGGGCTTTCTAGGTCAATACGTTATGGAACTTGCTGGTACATCTGCTACGCTTACGAATTTTAAAATGCGTTTTGGTGCGATGACGAGACCTGGTGATGAAATTACCTGCTTGGCTATCGTCAAAAAAATTTACCAAGAACAAGCAAAACAATTCGTTGATTTGGATTTGTATGCGGAGAAAGCACCAGGGAAAATTGTAGGGTTTGGTGAAGCGACATTACAACTGATTGAACTATAGGAAACAAGGAGGTTAGCAATATGGCTACTATTAAAGATCGCTATGCCATTGTGGGGGTAGGCGAAAGTGAACGTTCAAAAAATTCGGGTACAACACCTTTACATTTAGCATTAGATGCTGCCCGAACTGCATTAAAAGATGCAGGTTTAGAAGCGCGAGAAATTGATGGTTTTATGAGCTACTCGGAAAATGATTCTTGTACATCACATCAACTAGCAACCTATTTAGGAGTACGACCAAAATATGTAAAAGATATTATGGGCGGCGGCAGTAGTACAGAGATGTTAATTGCGGATGCCATTGGCTTAATCGAAACAGGTCAGGTCAATACCGTACTTATTTACCGTTCAATGAATGGCCGTTCTGGCGTTCGAATGGGCGGAGGTGGCTGGGATGTCAATATGCTACAAGGTGCGATGGATGGCGGAAGCTTTTTTATTCCGTATGGAGCTGGTGGACCAGGGCAATGGTTCGGTTTATTTGCAACGCGTCATATGCAACAAACTGGACTGACACATGAGCATTTAGGACATGTTTGTGTCAGTTTTTATGAGCACGCACAACGGAATCCGAAAGCCTTTTTCTATGGTAAACCACTTACGATGGAAGAGTATTTAAAGACACCACCTTTAAGCTACCCATTCTCTAAGCATGATTTTTGCCTAGAATCAGATGAAGCCAATGCGATTATCGTCACATCCGCTGAAAAAGCAAAGGATTGCAAGTCAAAGCCTGTCTATATTATGGGCATTGAAGCGAGACGCACGGTATCACATGCGCATTATTGGACGAATTTAGATGAAGTGGCATCTGACTTTGTAGCTCCTTCTCTTTATAAAAAAGCGGGGGTGACACCACAAGATATTCAGGTCGCTTCAATTTATGATTGCTTTAGTTGGGTTGTATTACGGCAGTTAGAAGCATATGGCTTTGCAGCACGTGGCGAAGTAGGTGATTTCGTTGCGAGTGGCAACCTAAAAATGGGAGGAAAGCTACCAACGAATACAGCAGGTGGCATGCTTTCAGAAGGCTATACACATGGTATGAACAATGTGCTGGAAATTGTTCGTCAAATTCGTCATGACTATCAAGGAACAGATCGACAGGTGAAAAATTGTGAAATCGGTATTTGTACGGGTTGGTCTGGCCCTGATATTGCAGGTGCAATGATTTTAAGAAATTAGGAGGGAAAGTCATGTATCAAAAACCAATTCCACTGAAAACACAAGATAATCAACCATATTGGGATGCGGCGGATCGCCATGAGTTAATGCTACAAAAATGTCAAACATGCCATGCCTATAACCACCCGCCAGGTCCGGCTTGTGCAAAATGCGGGTCCACAGAACTGAACTGGGAAAGTCAAGGTTGTCATATTACAGGAACTATTTATTCCTATGTGGTGTCCTATAGACCTTTCTTACCGGGCTTTCAAGACGAGTTGCCGACGATTATTGTGGTCGTACAGTTAGACCATTTACAAGAGGTAAAGATTATCGGCAATATGCTGGACTGTCCACCAGAGGAAATAAAAATCGGCATGCCTGTGAAAATGATATGGCAAGATATTACGGAAGATCGTGCGCTTCCTCAATGGATACAGGCTTAAGTAAATCTTAAATATTCATAGAAAGGGATGATTCGATGGATTTTTCATTTACGGAAAAGGAAGAACAATTTCGCCAAGAGTTAAGAACGTGGTTGGAAGCGAACTTACCTGATGGATGGTTGCAAGGAGACGTGCAACTTGATAAAGAATCGAAAGCATACGAGTTATTTTTACGAGATTGGCAAAAGAAACTATATGCAGGTGGTTGGGCAGCGATTGCATGGCCTAAACAATACGGTGGCCGCAATGCAACGTTGATGGAAGAAATTATTTATCAACAAGAAATGGTACGGGTGAAAGCGCCACCGTTAATTAATTATGTGGGACTCCATATGGTTGCACCGACTTTAATGCAAATCGGTTCACAAGCACAAAAAGATAAATACATTGAAAAGATTATTACGGGGGAAGAAGTTTGGTGCCAAGGTTATTCAGAGCCAAATGCAGGTTCAGATGTAGCCGCTATTCAAACGACTGCAGTAAAAGATGGGGATCGTTGGATTATTAATGGACAAAAGGTATGGACGAGTTTCGGTCATGTGGCAGATCGTTGCTTTTTAATTACAAGAACGAGCCGATTGGAGAAAAAACATAAAGGCATTACGGTGTTTTTGTTAGATATGCATCAGCCAGGAGTGGAAACGCGACCAATTGTTTCAATGGATGGTCAAAAAGATTTTAATGAAGTGTATTTAAATGATGCTGTCGCTTACGATGCCGAAATTATCGGTCAAGTAGATGAAGGCTGGAACGTTATCATTGCACTCTTGATGCATGAAAGAACGGGAATTGGTGGTCAAGTATTTACGTTAGAACAACAATTTCATGATTTAGTTACATTAGCGAAGGACGTAAGTGATGATAATGAACCACTGATCAAAAATCCATTTATTCGAAAAACAATGGTGGATCTGTATACTCGTTCTCGGGGTTCACTGTTAAATTATTATCGTAATTTAACGAAGCAATTAAAAAATGGTCATCCTGGTGCAGAAAGCTCGATGGATAAGCTGCTTGTAAGTGAATTGACGAAAGAACTGTTTACTCAAGCCATTTCGATGCAAGGTCACCATGGCATCTTATGGAAAGAACATGCATTGATTGATCGCTCCTATTGGCAGGACAATTATTTATACTCTTTTGGTCAGACGATTGGTGGGGGCACAAGTGAAATACAAAAGAATACCATTGCTGAGAGAATACTAGGTTTACCAAAGGATATGGGTCGATAAAATAGCGGGGGTGGCTGATATGGATTTTTCGTTAAATCAAGAACAAGAAATGTTTCGAAGTTATGTACGCAAATATTTAGATGATGTCGGTCAAACAAAAGTGGCACGTGAGTTTACAGAAGGCAACACTAGCTCATTTCAGAAGCTGTATGCTGGCTTAGCTGAGCTTGGCTGTTCGAGTGTCAATGTATCTGAAGCGCATGGCGGTATGGGGCTAGGTCAGTTAGATTTAGTGCCTATTCTAGAAGAGATGGGTCGCGCATTGCTACCAGGGTTATTTTTAGAAACGAACGCTTTAGTTGTACCATTATTGGAGCAATTCGGTACAGCGCAGCAAAAAGCGAAATATTTATCAGCGATCGCGAGTGGCAACCATACATTTACGGTGGCATGGTTGGAGCCTGGCGGTAACTACAAGCCTTCTAATGTGCAAGTACATGGCACATTAGAAGGAGACGTTCTTACGTTGAATGGGGTGAAAGCGTTAGTGCCTGATGTAGAGCTAGCAAATAGCTTACTTGTTGTCGTGCGAACGGCAGAAGGGCAAGACAAGCAAGGAATATCACTTGTAATCGTTGATTGTGATGCAGCGTCTATGCAAGTGCAAGGTCAAAAAAATATGGATGAAACACGTTTGCTTGCAGAAGTGACGTTTCATAATGTGCAAGTATCAAGTCAGCAAATTGTGGGCATTGTTCATCAAGGGTGGGACGCGTTGCAAGAAGCTTTATTATCGTTTAATGCAGCGCTTTGCTCTTCAATTGTTGGCAGTGTAGAAAAAATTGTAGAAACGGCAGTTGAATATGCCACGATTCGTGAGCAGTTTAATCAACCAATCGGCAGATTTCAAGCGATTAAACATCGTTTAGTCGATATGAAAATGGATTTAGAAACAGCTCGTTCATTAGCTTATTATGCAAACTGGGCGATTGAAAGTGATGCGGAAGATAAAGTTGAAGCGGTTTCAAGTGCTCGCTTATTTGCAACGGAAGCATTTATAAAAGTTGCATCTCAAAGCATTCAAATTCATGGTGGCATCGGCTTTACAGAAGAAATTGATTGTCATCTTTATGTGAAAAGAGCGCGTTTCTATGAAAATTATCTTGGCACTACACAGCAATATTATGAGCAGACAGCAGTGGCATTAGGTTGGTAGCATCTAACCGATTTTCTTGCGTCTTAACCGTTGGCAACGGCATCGTTTTCCTAATAGAAAGTAAGTCATCTTGTATTTGAAAGGGTGGGAAAAACATTGAAAACAATGCATACTTTGAAAGACTATCAAAATGTCATTAATGGGAAAGTCATTCCATCATCTTCAGGTCATAAAATGGATAGCTATAATCCAGCAACAGGCAAGGTTTGGGCAACCATTCCTTGTAGCACGGTTGAAGATGTAGACGCGACAGTGCATGCCGCACGAACAGCTCTGCCCGATTGGTCAGCTCTTCCTGCTAGTGAAAGAGCGGGTTATTTACGACGTATTGGTGATGCCATAGCCCAATATGGAGATGAATTGGCTGAACTAGAAACAATAGATAATGGCTGGGTAATACGGGAAACGAAGTACGGACTTATTCCGGTACTTGCAAATATGTGGTATGATGCGGCCGCGGCTGCTATCCATGTAGGGAGTAAAGGTGAAACCGTGCAACTTGGGCCGAATACAATAGGGTTTACAACACGGGAACCTTTTGGCGTTGTCGTGGGCATTATTCCTTGGAATTCAGCTTTATGGACATTTACAGTGAAAGCAGCGGCTGCCCTTGCAGGTGGAAACACGGTTATTATTAAACCATCAGAGTTGGCAGCAGCAGCCCCGCTTCGCTACGGTGAAATTCTTCAAAGTATCTTACCACCAGGCGTCTTAAATGTTATTTCGGGTACAGGTGCGGAAGTAGGCGATGCGCTTGTAAAACATCCAAACGTGAACAAAGTGAGTTTAACAGGATCAGGAAGAACGGCGCAGGCAATTGCGCAGTCCACTGCACAAAACCCTAAGTCGATGGTATTAGAATTGGGTGGGAAGTCACCTAATATTGTTTTCGAGGATGCAGATTTAGCGAAAGCTGCCAATGGTGTCACGGTCAATGGGATTTTTACTGGTAATGCAGGGCAACTGTGCGTTGGCGGTTCTCGTATTTTAATTCAACGTTCTGTTTTAAATCAAATGATTGCTTTGATGAAAGAGGAAATTGCTACGCATATTCAGTTGGGCGATACTTTAAACATCCAAACACCTATGGGACCCGTTGCCAATGAGATGCAATATAAAAAAGTTTGTTCGTATATTGAGCTTGGGCAACAAGAAGGCGGAGAAATCCTGATTGGTGGACGCTTCGGCGGTGCTAACTTATTACCAGGTCAAGATACATTGGCTGAAGGCTATTGGATTGAACCGACCTTAATCAAAGTAGAAGGTAATAATTTACAAGTATGCCAAGAAGAAATTTTCGGACCCGTTGCCGTGGTAATCCCATTTGATACGGAAGAAGAAGCACTGGCGATTGCAAATGATACAGAATACGGATTAGGAGCTGGTATTTGGACATCCGATTTAAATCGTGCACATCGCATGATTCGCGCAATCGAATCAGGCAATGTTTGGGTCAATACGTATCGAATCGTTGGCACAGAATTACCATTTGGCGGTCAAAAAGCGAGCGGTTTTGGGACAGACTCTGTACGCGAATTTACACGTGAAAAAACGTGCTATATCCAAATTGGCTAGTAGGAAGCCAACACAAAAATAGACAAGAAAATATAATCTGTAGAACAAGAAAAATGAAATGGGGACGAGTATGCCACAACGGAATAATGGGCTATTTTATGGCTGGTATATTGTTTTAACGAGCTTCTTGATTATGTTTTCGGCATTTTCGATTGTCAATTCTCTTCACAGTTTATTTCTTGTGCCGGTAACAACAGAATTAGGCTTAACGAGGACAACGTTTTCGATTGTTCTATCAGTAGGAGGTCTAGGTGTCGCCATCGCTTCTCCCTTTATGGGCAAGCTACTTGCAAATGGCAATATGAAGTTAATCATGTCTGTCTGCGTAATTCTTGCAGGGTGCGGCTTTATGTTATATTCTCTCGCACAATCGGCCGTTTATTTTGCCGTCATTGCCTTTTGTATCGGGATATGTGTTGCTGGATTTTCGAATATTCCTATTTCCATCATGCTAACGAATTGGTTTTATG
This genomic interval from Lysinibacillus sphaericus contains the following:
- a CDS encoding MaoC family dehydratase N-terminal domain-containing protein, giving the protein MELDQRLIGLTGPHYVFEVEKRHIRQFAQAIGDPNPLYVDEAFAKSTSYGGIIAPPSFPVAIGADSGQGINLPLDYSRMLHGEQEFIYQRPIRSGDRLHCQMKVTNVYEKEGKNGTMQFLVMDTEMKDENGELVVISRTNIIYRALASAKA
- a CDS encoding MaoC/PaaZ C-terminal domain-containing protein, which codes for MLQLKELQQGQKLAPLVKPAVTKVQLVKYAGASGDFNPLHTDDAFAQSIGMPGVIAHGMLVMGFLGQYVMELAGTSATLTNFKMRFGAMTRPGDEITCLAIVKKIYQEQAKQFVDLDLYAEKAPGKIVGFGEATLQLIEL
- a CDS encoding thiolase C-terminal domain-containing protein, which codes for MATIKDRYAIVGVGESERSKNSGTTPLHLALDAARTALKDAGLEAREIDGFMSYSENDSCTSHQLATYLGVRPKYVKDIMGGGSSTEMLIADAIGLIETGQVNTVLIYRSMNGRSGVRMGGGGWDVNMLQGAMDGGSFFIPYGAGGPGQWFGLFATRHMQQTGLTHEHLGHVCVSFYEHAQRNPKAFFYGKPLTMEEYLKTPPLSYPFSKHDFCLESDEANAIIVTSAEKAKDCKSKPVYIMGIEARRTVSHAHYWTNLDEVASDFVAPSLYKKAGVTPQDIQVASIYDCFSWVVLRQLEAYGFAARGEVGDFVASGNLKMGGKLPTNTAGGMLSEGYTHGMNNVLEIVRQIRHDYQGTDRQVKNCEIGICTGWSGPDIAGAMILRN
- a CDS encoding Zn-ribbon domain-containing OB-fold protein — translated: MYQKPIPLKTQDNQPYWDAADRHELMLQKCQTCHAYNHPPGPACAKCGSTELNWESQGCHITGTIYSYVVSYRPFLPGFQDELPTIIVVVQLDHLQEVKIIGNMLDCPPEEIKIGMPVKMIWQDITEDRALPQWIQA
- a CDS encoding acyl-CoA dehydrogenase family protein encodes the protein MDFSFTEKEEQFRQELRTWLEANLPDGWLQGDVQLDKESKAYELFLRDWQKKLYAGGWAAIAWPKQYGGRNATLMEEIIYQQEMVRVKAPPLINYVGLHMVAPTLMQIGSQAQKDKYIEKIITGEEVWCQGYSEPNAGSDVAAIQTTAVKDGDRWIINGQKVWTSFGHVADRCFLITRTSRLEKKHKGITVFLLDMHQPGVETRPIVSMDGQKDFNEVYLNDAVAYDAEIIGQVDEGWNVIIALLMHERTGIGGQVFTLEQQFHDLVTLAKDVSDDNEPLIKNPFIRKTMVDLYTRSRGSLLNYYRNLTKQLKNGHPGAESSMDKLLVSELTKELFTQAISMQGHHGILWKEHALIDRSYWQDNYLYSFGQTIGGGTSEIQKNTIAERILGLPKDMGR
- a CDS encoding acyl-CoA dehydrogenase family protein, producing MDFSLNQEQEMFRSYVRKYLDDVGQTKVAREFTEGNTSSFQKLYAGLAELGCSSVNVSEAHGGMGLGQLDLVPILEEMGRALLPGLFLETNALVVPLLEQFGTAQQKAKYLSAIASGNHTFTVAWLEPGGNYKPSNVQVHGTLEGDVLTLNGVKALVPDVELANSLLVVVRTAEGQDKQGISLVIVDCDAASMQVQGQKNMDETRLLAEVTFHNVQVSSQQIVGIVHQGWDALQEALLSFNAALCSSIVGSVEKIVETAVEYATIREQFNQPIGRFQAIKHRLVDMKMDLETARSLAYYANWAIESDAEDKVEAVSSARLFATEAFIKVASQSIQIHGGIGFTEEIDCHLYVKRARFYENYLGTTQQYYEQTAVALGW
- a CDS encoding aldehyde dehydrogenase family protein; this translates as MHTLKDYQNVINGKVIPSSSGHKMDSYNPATGKVWATIPCSTVEDVDATVHAARTALPDWSALPASERAGYLRRIGDAIAQYGDELAELETIDNGWVIRETKYGLIPVLANMWYDAAAAAIHVGSKGETVQLGPNTIGFTTREPFGVVVGIIPWNSALWTFTVKAAAALAGGNTVIIKPSELAAAAPLRYGEILQSILPPGVLNVISGTGAEVGDALVKHPNVNKVSLTGSGRTAQAIAQSTAQNPKSMVLELGGKSPNIVFEDADLAKAANGVTVNGIFTGNAGQLCVGGSRILIQRSVLNQMIALMKEEIATHIQLGDTLNIQTPMGPVANEMQYKKVCSYIELGQQEGGEILIGGRFGGANLLPGQDTLAEGYWIEPTLIKVEGNNLQVCQEEIFGPVAVVIPFDTEEEALAIANDTEYGLGAGIWTSDLNRAHRMIRAIESGNVWVNTYRIVGTELPFGGQKASGFGTDSVREFTREKTCYIQIG